The Streptomyces sp. NBC_01353 genome contains a region encoding:
- a CDS encoding PhoH family protein, whose protein sequence is MTQTPTAPNGAPGETRAHFTVPAKHPMVTVLGSGDALLRVIEKAFPKADIHVRGNQVSAVGEAAEVALIQRLFDEMMLVLRTGQPMTEDAVERSIAMLRASENGKGEAGQETPAEVLTQNILSSRGRTIRPKTLNQKRYVDAIDKHTIVFGIGPAGTGKTYLAMAKAVQALQSKQVTRIILTRPAVEAGERLGFLPGTLYEKIDPYLRPLYDALHDMLDPDSIPKLMASGTIEVAPLAYMRGRTLNDAFIILDEAQNTNPEQMKMFLTRLGFESKIVVTGDITQVDLPGGTKSGLRQVRDILDGVQDVHFSMLTSQDVVRHKLVGRIVDAYEQYDSRNGK, encoded by the coding sequence ATGACTCAGACACCCACAGCCCCCAATGGTGCGCCGGGCGAGACCCGTGCCCACTTCACCGTCCCCGCCAAGCATCCGATGGTGACCGTTCTCGGCTCCGGTGACGCCCTGTTGCGCGTGATCGAGAAGGCGTTCCCGAAGGCCGACATCCATGTCCGGGGCAACCAGGTCAGCGCGGTGGGCGAGGCGGCGGAAGTCGCTCTGATCCAGCGCCTGTTCGACGAGATGATGCTGGTGCTCCGCACCGGACAGCCGATGACGGAGGACGCAGTGGAACGCTCGATCGCCATGCTCAGGGCGAGCGAGAACGGCAAGGGGGAGGCAGGCCAGGAGACTCCGGCCGAGGTGCTCACGCAGAACATCCTCTCCAGCCGCGGCCGCACCATCCGCCCCAAGACCCTCAACCAGAAGCGGTACGTCGACGCGATCGACAAGCACACGATCGTCTTCGGCATCGGACCCGCGGGTACCGGCAAGACGTATCTGGCCATGGCCAAGGCGGTCCAGGCCCTGCAGTCCAAGCAGGTCACCCGGATCATCCTGACCCGGCCGGCCGTCGAGGCGGGCGAGCGGCTCGGCTTCCTGCCCGGCACGCTCTACGAGAAGATCGACCCGTATCTGCGGCCGCTGTACGACGCGCTGCACGACATGCTCGACCCCGACTCGATCCCGAAGCTGATGGCCTCGGGCACGATCGAGGTCGCGCCGCTGGCCTACATGCGAGGACGGACGCTCAACGACGCGTTCATCATCCTCGACGAGGCGCAGAACACGAACCCCGAGCAGATGAAGATGTTCCTCACCCGCCTCGGCTTCGAATCCAAGATCGTCGTCACCGGTGACATCACGCAGGTCGACCTCCCCGGCGGTACGAAGAGCGGTCTGCGCCAGGTCCGGGACATCCTCGACGGAGTCCAGGACGTCCACTTCTCGATGCTCACGTCGCAGGATGTCGTCCGGCACAAGCTCGTCGGCCGTATCGTCGACGCGTACGAGCAGTACGACAGCCGCAACGGGAAGTAG
- the ybeY gene encoding rRNA maturation RNase YbeY, producing MSIDVNNESGTEVDEQSILDIARYALARMRIHPLSELSVIVVDAEAMEQLHIQWMDLPGPTDVMSFPMDELRPPAKDDEEPPQGLLGDIVLCPEVATQQGKDAPTQHSMDEELQLLTVHGVLHLLGYDHEEPDEKAEMFGLQAAIVDGWRAEKGLTGPSPAPTVS from the coding sequence ATGTCGATCGACGTCAACAACGAGTCCGGAACCGAGGTCGACGAGCAGTCGATCCTCGACATCGCCCGCTACGCCCTCGCGCGGATGCGCATCCACCCGCTCTCCGAGCTGTCGGTGATCGTCGTGGACGCGGAGGCGATGGAGCAGCTCCACATCCAGTGGATGGACCTGCCGGGCCCGACGGACGTCATGTCCTTCCCGATGGACGAACTGCGCCCGCCGGCGAAGGACGACGAGGAGCCCCCGCAGGGGCTCCTCGGCGACATCGTTCTCTGCCCCGAGGTCGCCACCCAGCAGGGCAAGGACGCGCCGACGCAGCACTCCATGGACGAGGAGCTCCAGCTCCTCACCGTCCACGGAGTGCTGCACCTGCTCGGCTACGACCACGAGGAGCCCGACGAGAAGGCCGAGATGTTCGGCCTCCAGGCGGCCATCGTCGACGGCTGGCGCGCGGAGAAGGGCCTCACCGGCCCGTCCCCCGCGCCGACCGTCTCCTGA
- a CDS encoding hemolysin family protein: MNASLILGAVGLVIVAWLAACAEAGIARVSSFRAAEAVRSGRRGAEKLAQVASDPTRYLNVALLVRVSCEMAAGVLVTYACLEEFAETWEALLVAIAVMVLVSYVAVGVSPRTIGRQHPLNTATASAYVLLPLARIMGPIPQLLILIGNALTPGKGFRKGPFASEAELRAMVDLAEQESLIEDDERRMVHSVFELGDTLVREVMVPRTDLICIERFKTVRQALTLALRSGFSRIPVTGENEDDIVGIVYLKDLVRKTHINRDAEADLVSTAMRAAAFVPDTKNAGDLLREMQQERNHVAVVIDEYGGTAGIVTIEDILEEIVGEITDEYDRELPPVQELGDDRYRVTARLDIGDLGELYGFGPDEYDDEDVETVGGLLAKALGRVPIAGAKAKVQLPDGRTLRLTAESPAGRRNKIVTVLVEPEEKPE; the protein is encoded by the coding sequence ATGAACGCATCGCTGATCCTCGGTGCGGTCGGCCTGGTCATCGTCGCCTGGCTGGCCGCCTGTGCCGAGGCCGGTATCGCCCGTGTCTCCAGCTTCCGTGCCGCCGAGGCCGTACGGTCGGGGCGGCGCGGCGCCGAGAAGCTCGCCCAGGTCGCCTCCGACCCCACCCGCTACCTCAACGTGGCGCTGCTCGTCCGCGTCTCCTGCGAGATGGCGGCCGGGGTCCTCGTCACGTACGCCTGCCTGGAGGAGTTCGCCGAGACCTGGGAGGCGCTGCTCGTCGCCATCGCGGTGATGGTGCTGGTCTCGTACGTGGCCGTCGGCGTCTCGCCGCGCACCATCGGCCGGCAGCACCCGCTGAACACGGCGACCGCCTCCGCGTACGTCCTCCTGCCGCTGGCCCGGATCATGGGCCCGATCCCGCAGTTGCTGATCCTCATCGGCAACGCGCTCACCCCCGGCAAGGGCTTCCGCAAGGGCCCCTTCGCCTCCGAGGCCGAGCTGCGGGCGATGGTCGACCTCGCCGAGCAGGAGTCGCTGATCGAGGACGACGAGCGCCGGATGGTGCACTCCGTCTTCGAGCTCGGCGACACGCTCGTACGGGAGGTCATGGTGCCCCGCACCGACCTGATCTGCATCGAGCGGTTCAAGACCGTCCGTCAGGCGCTGACGCTCGCGCTGCGCTCCGGCTTCTCGCGGATCCCCGTCACGGGTGAGAACGAGGACGACATAGTCGGCATCGTGTATCTGAAGGACCTGGTCCGCAAGACCCACATCAACCGCGACGCCGAGGCCGACCTCGTGTCGACGGCGATGCGCGCCGCCGCCTTCGTGCCGGACACCAAGAACGCCGGTGACCTGCTGCGGGAGATGCAGCAGGAGCGCAACCATGTCGCCGTCGTCATCGACGAGTACGGCGGCACGGCCGGGATCGTCACGATCGAGGACATCCTGGAGGAGATCGTCGGCGAGATCACCGACGAGTACGACCGTGAGCTCCCGCCGGTCCAGGAGCTGGGCGACGACCGCTACCGCGTCACGGCCCGCCTCGACATCGGCGACCTCGGCGAGCTGTACGGCTTCGGCCCGGACGAGTACGACGACGAGGACGTGGAGACCGTCGGCGGACTCCTCGCCAAGGCGCTGGGCAGGGTGCCGATCGCGGGTGCGAAGGCGAAGGTGCAACTGCCGGACGGCCGCACGCTGCGGCTGACGGCCGAATCCCCGGCAGGCCGGCGGAACAAGATCGTCACCGTCCTTGTGGAACCGGAGGAGAAGCCGGAATGA
- a CDS encoding MmcQ/YjbR family DNA-binding protein produces MTPAQLRAFCLDFNDATEEFPFGPDTSVFKVAGKMFALASLDGRPLSINLKCEPEEAVRLREEYSAVAPGYHMNKRHWNTVVVGGLPDRMVRELIEDSYDLVVAGLPKAVRLRLDRP; encoded by the coding sequence ATGACCCCCGCCCAGCTGCGCGCCTTCTGCCTGGACTTCAACGACGCGACGGAGGAGTTCCCCTTCGGGCCGGACACCTCCGTCTTCAAGGTCGCCGGGAAGATGTTCGCGCTGGCCTCGCTCGACGGCCGGCCCCTGAGCATCAACCTCAAGTGCGAGCCGGAGGAGGCCGTACGGCTCCGCGAGGAGTACTCGGCCGTCGCCCCCGGCTATCACATGAACAAGCGCCACTGGAACACCGTGGTGGTCGGCGGGCTCCCGGACCGGATGGTCCGGGAGCTCATCGAGGACTCCTACGACCTGGTGGTCGCGGGTCTGCCGAAGGCGGTACGGCTCCGCCTCGACCGGCCGTAG
- a CDS encoding MFS transporter codes for MATTLTPPTPTQPALTGRSRLILFVLCAAQFMVALDFSVLNVALPVLGADLGLDASALQWAVTAFALPSGGFLLLFGRIGDLYGRKKLFLAGLALFGTASLLATFAWDPASFLAGRALQGLGAAAIVPTGMSLLTTTFPEGPQRDRALGISGTLLSLGFTIGMVLGGVMTDTLGWRSTMGLLALFTLIVLPLAPGLLPESRTPDRPRLDVPGAVTVTGGLLALIYALSTAAERGFGGADVLVTLVAGVVLLGAFVVVESRHAAPLVSLPMLRRRTVAFGNLGGLITFSMMSAVIFVLTLYLQETLGLSAFATGLVFGVQGAVSVFAGTIVPKVIGRFGARRVLVFSLAGQGLFVATLLAIGTESGAILAGVGVSLASMCHLGAIISYGVTATSGVPDGEQGLATGLVTTTQQVGLTVGIPLLGALATTGGDLYGGVRTVLALDAAIVLGTAVLIGLGLRRKA; via the coding sequence ATGGCAACGACCCTCACTCCCCCTACCCCGACCCAGCCGGCCCTGACCGGCCGCTCCCGGCTCATCCTCTTCGTGCTGTGCGCGGCCCAGTTCATGGTGGCCCTGGACTTCTCCGTACTGAACGTGGCGCTGCCCGTCCTCGGCGCCGATCTCGGTCTCGACGCGTCCGCGCTGCAGTGGGCGGTGACCGCGTTCGCCCTGCCGTCCGGCGGGTTCCTGCTCCTCTTCGGCCGCATCGGCGACCTGTACGGGCGCAAGAAGCTGTTCCTCGCGGGACTCGCGCTCTTCGGCACGGCCTCGCTGCTCGCCACCTTCGCCTGGGACCCGGCCTCGTTCCTCGCCGGGCGCGCCCTGCAGGGCCTGGGCGCGGCGGCGATCGTGCCGACCGGCATGTCCCTGCTGACCACCACCTTCCCGGAGGGCCCGCAGCGCGACCGGGCGCTCGGCATCTCGGGAACCCTGCTGTCGCTCGGCTTCACGATCGGCATGGTCCTCGGCGGTGTCATGACCGACACCCTCGGCTGGCGCTCGACGATGGGCCTGCTCGCCCTGTTCACGCTGATCGTGCTGCCGCTGGCACCGGGCCTGCTGCCCGAGTCGCGGACCCCCGACCGGCCCCGGCTCGACGTGCCGGGCGCGGTGACCGTGACGGGTGGGCTGCTCGCCCTGATCTACGCCCTGTCGACGGCGGCCGAGCGCGGTTTCGGCGGCGCGGATGTCCTGGTGACGCTGGTGGCCGGGGTGGTGCTGCTCGGCGCGTTCGTGGTCGTCGAGTCACGGCACGCGGCCCCGCTGGTCTCGCTGCCGATGCTGCGCCGGCGGACGGTGGCGTTCGGCAATCTGGGCGGTCTGATCACCTTCTCGATGATGTCCGCCGTCATCTTCGTGCTGACCCTGTACCTGCAGGAGACGCTGGGGCTCTCGGCCTTCGCCACCGGCCTGGTCTTCGGTGTGCAGGGCGCCGTGTCCGTGTTCGCCGGGACGATCGTCCCGAAGGTCATCGGCCGGTTCGGGGCCCGTCGCGTCCTGGTCTTCTCGCTCGCGGGGCAGGGGCTGTTCGTGGCGACGCTGCTCGCCATCGGGACGGAGTCGGGCGCGATCCTCGCGGGGGTCGGCGTCTCGCTGGCGTCCATGTGCCATCTGGGCGCGATCATCTCGTACGGGGTGACCGCCACCTCCGGCGTCCCGGACGGGGAGCAGGGCCTGGCGACCGGCCTGGTCACCACCACCCAGCAGGTCGGCCTCACCGTCGGGATCCCGCTGCTCGGGGCACTCGCCACCACGGGCGGGGACCTGTACGGAGGGGTCCGCACGGTCCTCGCCCTGGACGCGGCGATCGTGCTCGGTACGGCGGTGCTGATCGGGCTGGGCCTGCGGCGGAAGGCCTGA
- a CDS encoding helix-turn-helix transcriptional regulator, whose protein sequence is MATAVESTDAKGHRLAELREFLMSRRARVRPAEAGLPDGGARRRTPGLRREEVAVLAGVGVSWYQWLEQGRDITVSPQVLDSVARVLRLSGAERRHLYVLAGLNPPAPEVDPEARDMCAGLRRLIDAWMPFPAHIMDAYWNTIMYNESAAVVLGMRPEISQNCLVSFFTDPIYRSRSTDWRRLAPQVVAQFRAACSECPDDEGFRAVVEEAKAASEEFAELWERQDISPGGQIRKEIEHPLVGVLHVESTQLRVPARPDLTIIMHTPLPQGDTAAKLEWLVSPEGRRGAMYPVAG, encoded by the coding sequence GTGGCCACAGCGGTCGAGAGCACGGACGCCAAGGGGCACCGACTGGCCGAACTGCGCGAGTTCCTGATGAGTCGTCGGGCCCGAGTCAGGCCGGCCGAGGCCGGTCTGCCGGACGGCGGCGCCCGTCGCCGTACGCCCGGCCTGCGCCGCGAGGAGGTCGCCGTCCTCGCGGGCGTCGGGGTCTCCTGGTACCAGTGGCTGGAGCAGGGCAGGGACATCACGGTCTCACCGCAGGTGCTCGACTCCGTGGCGCGTGTGCTGCGGCTCAGCGGGGCGGAGCGGCGCCATCTGTACGTCCTCGCCGGGCTCAACCCGCCCGCGCCGGAGGTCGATCCGGAGGCGCGGGACATGTGCGCGGGGCTGCGCCGGCTGATCGATGCGTGGATGCCGTTCCCGGCACACATCATGGACGCGTACTGGAACACGATCATGTACAACGAGTCGGCGGCCGTCGTCCTCGGGATGCGCCCCGAGATCTCGCAGAACTGCCTCGTCTCGTTCTTCACCGACCCGATCTACCGCTCCCGGTCGACCGACTGGCGGCGGCTCGCCCCGCAGGTCGTCGCCCAGTTCAGGGCCGCATGCTCGGAGTGCCCCGACGACGAGGGTTTCCGCGCGGTGGTGGAGGAGGCGAAGGCGGCGAGCGAGGAGTTCGCCGAGCTGTGGGAGCGGCAGGACATCTCCCCGGGCGGCCAGATCCGCAAGGAGATCGAGCACCCGCTCGTCGGCGTCCTGCACGTGGAATCCACGCAGTTGCGGGTACCCGCACGCCCCGACCTGACGATCATCATGCACACCCCGCTGCCGCAGGGCGACACGGCCGCGAAGCTGGAGTGGCTGGTCTCCCCGGAGGGGCGGCGCGGGGCGATGTATCCGGTGGCGGGCTGA
- a CDS encoding cytidine deaminase, whose amino-acid sequence MTLNPDHGDLGAEDLKIITLARSARARNGVPEGAAVRDETGRTYVAGTVALESLKLSALRTAVAMAVASGAQSLEAAAVVSTADAASDEDRAAVRDLGGPETPVLLAGPDGQLRAAVTAG is encoded by the coding sequence ATGACACTCAACCCCGACCACGGCGACCTCGGCGCCGAGGACCTCAAGATCATCACGCTGGCGCGCAGCGCCCGCGCCCGCAACGGTGTGCCCGAGGGCGCGGCGGTACGGGACGAGACCGGCCGCACGTACGTGGCAGGGACCGTGGCCCTGGAGTCGCTCAAGCTGAGCGCGCTCCGGACCGCGGTCGCGATGGCCGTGGCCAGCGGAGCCCAGTCCCTGGAGGCCGCGGCCGTCGTCTCGACCGCCGACGCCGCCTCCGATGAGGATCGCGCGGCGGTGCGCGACCTCGGTGGGCCCGAGACCCCGGTGCTGCTCGCCGGCCCCGACGGGCAGCTGCGCGCGGCGGTCACGGCGGGCTGA